Proteins encoded together in one Rhizobium sp. 11515TR window:
- a CDS encoding LacI family DNA-binding transcriptional regulator, whose amino-acid sequence MKAPKRIGILDVARLAGVSATTVSRVLNGQADSRISLETQERVKATASSVGYVVNRLATSLRTHKTGVFGAIVNSLSGHYQPHLTSRLQIVAQRRGVELLVAQAKAEAGEIAGQLRLFQQDFFDGVIMVSDLPGQQALCDHLDLMGKAHVTLGAGLTGPLPAVLTDDRQGIRLLFDHLVELGHRRISFVYRISRSALRDRLSIFQEAVAGRAGLIFGDVISFEKGERDRKLFADLLASPQCPTALICGSDGLAIEVVAFLRDLGLRIPADISVVGYDNVPDTAYWAPPLTTVAQPTDALCEASLDLLIELSNLPADLRVEKRPIRFVTPELVIRASSSSPSLRPFSLA is encoded by the coding sequence ATGAAAGCACCCAAAAGAATCGGCATTCTGGACGTCGCCCGGCTGGCTGGCGTGTCCGCGACCACCGTATCCCGCGTCCTGAACGGCCAGGCTGACAGCCGCATCAGCCTGGAGACGCAGGAGCGTGTCAAGGCTACGGCAAGCAGCGTCGGCTATGTCGTCAACCGCCTGGCAACATCGCTTCGGACGCACAAGACTGGCGTCTTCGGGGCGATCGTCAATAGCCTCTCCGGCCATTATCAGCCGCATCTGACAAGCCGCCTCCAAATCGTGGCACAGCGCCGTGGCGTGGAACTGCTGGTGGCGCAGGCCAAGGCGGAGGCCGGCGAGATCGCCGGCCAGCTGCGCCTGTTTCAGCAGGATTTTTTCGATGGCGTCATCATGGTCAGCGACCTTCCGGGCCAGCAGGCGCTCTGCGATCACCTTGATCTCATGGGTAAGGCACATGTGACGCTCGGCGCGGGGCTGACAGGGCCACTTCCCGCGGTTCTCACCGACGACCGGCAGGGCATAAGACTGCTGTTCGATCACTTGGTGGAGCTCGGACACCGCCGCATCTCCTTCGTCTACCGCATCAGCCGCAGCGCTCTTCGTGATCGCCTGTCGATATTCCAGGAGGCCGTTGCCGGCAGAGCGGGCTTGATTTTCGGCGACGTCATTTCCTTTGAGAAGGGCGAGCGCGACCGCAAGCTCTTTGCGGATCTCTTGGCATCGCCGCAATGCCCGACGGCGCTGATCTGCGGCAGCGACGGGCTTGCGATCGAAGTCGTCGCCTTCCTGCGCGATCTCGGCCTTCGGATCCCCGCCGATATTTCCGTCGTCGGCTATGACAACGTACCCGATACCGCCTATTGGGCCCCGCCTCTGACGACCGTCGCACAGCCGACGGATGCACTGTGTGAAGCATCGCTTGATCTTCTGATTGAGCTTTCAAATCTTCCGGCGGATCTGCGCGTTGAAAAGCGTCCGATCCGGTTCGTTACTCCCGAACTTGTCATACGTGCGTCATCGAGCTCGCCTAGCTTGCG